The nucleotide window TTCATTGATATCGCGCGGCACGGTTCCACTCCTCGGTTTCATACTTCGAGCGGGCGAGCGTTTCGGCCCGTTCGATCCACTCCGGCGGGATCGGCATTGCGCGGAACGTCACTCCGAAAAAGCCCTGCAGCGCGTCGAGGAGCGCCGCATTCAGCTTCTCCCAGTCTCCGCCGGCGGCGGAGAGCCGGATGCTGCCCTGGTGCAGGATGCCGTTCCGGGTCCGGCGCTGCGCGGCTCCGGCGTATTTGCTGCCGGCCTCGGCCACGATGTCGAATTTGCTCGGCGAGACGAAGCATTTCATGGTGGCGCGGTCGACATTCGGCGTTTCGTCGCTTTTGAGTTCGGCCGCGACGCCGAGCGCGGCCAGCATCGGCAGCATCGCTTCGTGGAAGATCCGGTAGCTGTCCATGCGGTTCAGATCGGTCAGGGAGTGTCCGGCCGGAATGACCGCCGTGTAAGTCAGGTCGACGTCGTGGTAAACGTTTCCGCCGCCGGTCGGGCGGCGGACGATCGCATAACGCGCCTCTTCGCTTTCCGGGTAGAGCTGGGAGCTGCCGATCGAGAGCGACGGCCGGTCCCAGCGGTAGGTGCGGATCAGCGGAGCGCCGAGCGACGACGCTTCTTCGAGCAGGATTTCATCCATGCTCATATTGAAAAAGGGGTCGTGCGTTCCGTCGCGCCAGAGCAGCCAGCTTTCGCTCATGATCTGCCGTCCTTCCGGATGCGGCCGGTCAGGTAGCCGACCCGGGCGTCGAGCGCGCTGCCGGCGAGATTGTAGCCGGAGAGCTCCTTGTATTTGCGCGTGAAGTCCCCGATGACCGTGTCGGCGTCGAGCTTGACCTGCGGCGCACGGCTTTTCACGCAGCGCAGATAGGAGGAGATGACCCGGGCGAGCTCGCGCTTCCGGCGCGGCTCCGGCATCTCTTCGACGTGAATCCTGCAGCCGTCGAGGTCGATGACTCCCCAGCCGGAGTAGATTCCGATCTGGCTCTTGCGGCAGAAGATGTTGCGCAAACTCAGGTCGCCGTGTTCGACGCCCGCCGCGTGCATCTTGACCATGAGCGCCGTCACGCCCGAAACGAACTGCCGGTACGGGTCGCCCTGCGCGAACTCCCCGGCCAGCTTGTCCAGCGGAAGCTGGAGCGTCGAGAGCTCCCGCGTCACGAGGAAGTCTTCGTACGGCAGGCGAAACTTCGTCCGGCGCGCGGCGATCAGGACCTCCGGCGTCGGAATTTCGAACTCCTTCAGCCGCACCGCTCCGGCCAG belongs to Victivallis lenta and includes:
- a CDS encoding lipoate--protein ligase family protein, which gives rise to MSESWLLWRDGTHDPFFNMSMDEILLEEASSLGAPLIRTYRWDRPSLSIGSSQLYPESEEARYAIVRRPTGGGNVYHDVDLTYTAVIPAGHSLTDLNRMDSYRIFHEAMLPMLAALGVAAELKSDETPNVDRATMKCFVSPSKFDIVAEAGSKYAGAAQRRTRNGILHQGSIRLSAAGGDWEKLNAALLDALQGFFGVTFRAMPIPPEWIERAETLARSKYETEEWNRAARYQ
- a CDS encoding lipopolysaccharide kinase InaA family protein is translated as MEQPGLPEILETVTENGNYLPFEGSGFAGLVRRDWMHAGNDPAETLKLIDDPSARKCKSGRKVFAVVAGGVFIKRYNFRGCWNAFRKIFKTPRPERVLAGAVRLKEFEIPTPEVLIAARRTKFRLPYEDFLVTRELSTLQLPLDKLAGEFAQGDPYRQFVSGVTALMVKMHAAGVEHGDLSLRNIFCRKSQIGIYSGWGVIDLDGCRIHVEEMPEPRRKRELARVISSYLRCVKSRAPQVKLDADTVIGDFTRKYKELSGYNLAGSALDARVGYLTGRIRKDGRS